In Thermobaculum terrenum ATCC BAA-798, the DNA window TATTACTTCCATTCTGTCGAGTAGAGGACGAGGTATAGTATCGAGTGTATTGGCAGTAGCTATAAAGAGCACATTAGAAAGATCAAATGGGAGCTCCATGTAATGGTCAACAAACGTCTTATTCTGCTCAGGATCCAGCACCTCAAGCATGGCAGCAGATGGATCCCCCTTGTAATCAGCACTCATCTTATCGATTTCATCCAGCAACATGACCGGATTGTTGGTCTTAGCCTGCCTTAGGCCATGAATGATCCTTCCGGGAAGAGCTCCCACATAGGTTCGCCTATGACCCCTAATCTCAGCCTCATCCCTGACTCCTCCTAGGCTAATACGTACAAAGCTTCTGCCTAAGGCCCTTGCTATGCTCTGTCCCAAACTGGTCTTCCCAACACCTGGAGGCCCCACCAGACAAAGTATAGGAGTTTTCGGCTTACTACCAGATTTGCTAGTCAGCTCTCTTACAGCTAAGAACTCGAGTATTCTTTCCTTTACCTTTTCGAGTCCATAATGATCTTCATCAAGTATCTGTTCCGTTCGCCTGATATCGTAGTTGTCCTCAGTACTATGTGACCAGGGTAACGCTAGTATCCAGTCTAGATACGTTCTTATAACCCCACTTTCTGGGGATGTGCTAGGGGTTCTCTCGAGTCGGTTTATCTCTCGTAGAGCTTTCTCGCGAACCTCATCCGGCAAGTTGGAGCTCTCGACCTTATCGCGCAGCGCCTGTATCTCGTTGCCACCCTCGCCGCTTAGCTCGTCATGAATAACCTTGAGCTGCTCACGTAGATAGTATTCCCTCTGGCTCTTATCTATCTGCTGTCGGACTCGCGCTCTTATACGTGACTCGAGCTCTTCGATTTGAGAAGAACCCGTAAGCATGATAGCCAGGCGCTCCAACCTGTCCATAGGATGAAGAATACTCAGGAATTTCTGCCTTTCCTGCCAATCCGTAATAAGGATATTCCCCAAGTAGTCTGCCAACTCAGAAGCCGAGGAGAATGCTTCCAGCTCATTCCTGGCGTCGCTCGGAGATTTGCCCTTAGACTCAACGTGCTGGGCATAGAGATCTACTACGTGATCTATCATTAATCTCTCTACAGAAGATGTGGTCTCAGGCTCCTCGACAGGCGAAACAAGAGCTCTATATCCTTTTTCGGACACTTCTACTCTGTGCAGGCTAACCCGCTTCAGGCCCACAACCACAACCTGCATCAATCCCTCTGGTAGCCTTTCCCAATGGCGCAATCGCACTAAGGTGCCTATACGGTTGAGTCCCTCTGGAGAGGGATCGTCCTCATCGCCGTTTCTCTGAGCACTAGTAACGAGCAGGCAGTCTCTAGCTATAGCCCACTCTGCGGCTTCAAGAGATTTTGGCCTCCCTATCGTGAGCTTACTTTCGGTCCCAGGTAAAATAACCGTTCTCTTGAGTGGCAGAAGCGGATAAACATCGGCAGACTGCGCATACATAAGTCAAACCCCTAACTCATAAACCATATAAAATTACGTCTTCTAGATAAGCTCGATACTAAGAGCTATAACTAAAAATCAAGCAAAAATCAGCACTACAAGTTAGTAATACATTATAAAAACCGATAATTCCGTGCGCCAATATATAACTAGTCCTAGCCAATAGCTTTCGCTTTATGTATAGTTTATCTAATCAAAGTTAAACTATCGTTATAGTCAAATGACTTTAGTATTACTATTCTGTCATTCGGTTTCGGCCTTGTAGTCCCCATGCACACCACCCGTCTTTTTGAGGAGCCGGATATCCCCTATAACCATGCCTCGCTCGACCGCCTTGGACATATCGTAGATCGTTAAGGCCGCAACAGACGCCGCAGTTAGAGCCTCCATCTCAACTCCAGTTTGAGCTTCCGTTCTGACTGTGGATACTACTCGTATCGATGGAGGGTCTTCAATAAATTGCAGATCTAGGTCAACCGAGCTAAGAGAAATGTTATGACACAAAGGTATTAGCTCCCAAGTGCGTTTAGCAGCCATAATACCTGCTAACTTGGCCGCAGATATCACAGAACCCTTCGGTAAATTACCTTGCCTTATCTTTCGAAGAGTATCCAGACTCATGTACACCGTAGCTTCCGCCACGGCCTCTCTATGCGATGTAGGCTTGCTTCCCACATCAACCATATGTACATCCCCTGAAGAATCTATGTGCGTGAGATCATCCAT includes these proteins:
- the moaC gene encoding cyclic pyranopterin monophosphate synthase MoaC — encoded protein: MDDLTHIDSSGDVHMVDVGSKPTSHREAVAEATVYMSLDTLRKIRQGNLPKGSVISAAKLAGIMAAKRTWELIPLCHNISLSSVDLDLQFIEDPPSIRVVSTVRTEAQTGVEMEALTAASVAALTIYDMSKAVERGMVIGDIRLLKKTGGVHGDYKAETE
- the lon gene encoding endopeptidase La, giving the protein MYAQSADVYPLLPLKRTVILPGTESKLTIGRPKSLEAAEWAIARDCLLVTSAQRNGDEDDPSPEGLNRIGTLVRLRHWERLPEGLMQVVVVGLKRVSLHRVEVSEKGYRALVSPVEEPETTSSVERLMIDHVVDLYAQHVESKGKSPSDARNELEAFSSASELADYLGNILITDWQERQKFLSILHPMDRLERLAIMLTGSSQIEELESRIRARVRQQIDKSQREYYLREQLKVIHDELSGEGGNEIQALRDKVESSNLPDEVREKALREINRLERTPSTSPESGVIRTYLDWILALPWSHSTEDNYDIRRTEQILDEDHYGLEKVKERILEFLAVRELTSKSGSKPKTPILCLVGPPGVGKTSLGQSIARALGRSFVRISLGGVRDEAEIRGHRRTYVGALPGRIIHGLRQAKTNNPVMLLDEIDKMSADYKGDPSAAMLEVLDPEQNKTFVDHYMELPFDLSNVLFIATANTLDTIPRPLLDRMEVIQIGGYTEDEKVQIARRYLLPKQIQSHGLQPHYIEISDKMLRHIVRFYTREAGVRNLERQLGAICRKAARQIVSGRTSRIRVTTHLLQEYLGPPRKIQDMRNASDQVGVAIGMAWTELGGVLLPVEVATLPGKGQLIITGRLGDVMQESAKAALSYARSRAKELNIPENFQETTDWHIHLPEGAVPKDGPSAGITMATAMISALTHRPVRSDVAMTGEITLRGRVLPIGGLKEKVLAAHQSGIRCIIAPKDNEPDLNLIPKNVQRDLKFYWVESMDEVLKIALAPRAENSDSPIDLPTETSSYDLSVQSKSS